DNA sequence from the Fuscovulum ytuae genome:
TGCGAGAGGCGACGACGGGGAGGCCAGTGGCCATCGCCTCCATCAGGACGACGGGAAGGCCTTCGGCAAAGCTGGGAAGGACCAGAAGATCGGAATGTTGCAATAGAGATGCGACAGCGGTCTCTGGCTGAGCGCCGAGGAAATTCACCATTTGATCGATGCCGAGGGTGCGTGCATAGGCGCGGGTGTGTTCGGCCTGTGGACCATCGCCGATGAAAGTTGCTGTGACGTCGGGATGGGACGCACGTAGCGCGGCCAACGCGTCGAGAAGCAGGTGGGCGCCCTTGACCGGATCAAGCCGCCCCACAAAGGCGATATGGTTAGGGCTGTCTGGGCGTGGTGGTCGCGCTGGAAAGCGTTCGGGATCGACACCGCAATGGACGATGTGGATACGGTTCCAGTGGTAGCGATTGGAGAAGTACATCAGCTGGCTGCGGCAGAAATGGCTGATGGCCACGGTAAAGGCGGCGCGGGCTACCTTTTCATCAAGGCGCCAATGGGAGGTTTCGAAGAACTCCGACGGGCCGTGCATGGTGAATGAGAAGGGCAGGCCGGTCATGGTGGCAGTGAGGAGGGCCACGCTGCAAGAGGATGACCCGAAGTGGTTGTGCAGGTGGACGATCCCGCGGGTTTGCAGGTGGCGGGCAAGGATGCCTGCCTCGAGGAAGTAGAACAACTGCCAGAGCAGCGCCTTGGGTCCTGGCGGGCGCAAGCGCCAAGCCAGCTTGAGCGCGGCGAGCCAGCGTCGCGGAGTGGTTCGGATCAGGTTGAGGTGGTCTGCGATCAGGCGCAGCGGGTTCTTCCCTGCGTCAAGGATGCAGAAGGTTCTTGCGGCTTCCGCTTGCTGTTCTGGGCCAACGATTTCGGAGGCTTTGGCGCGTCGGACGGTACAGGTTTCGATCCGAAGACCAAGC
Encoded proteins:
- a CDS encoding glycosyltransferase family 4 protein, with product MTDPGPIAYLTGEYPKVSHTFIQREVAALRTLGLRIETCTVRRAKASEIVGPEQQAEAARTFCILDAGKNPLRLIADHLNLIRTTPRRWLAALKLAWRLRPPGPKALLWQLFYFLEAGILARHLQTRGIVHLHNHFGSSSCSVALLTATMTGLPFSFTMHGPSEFFETSHWRLDEKVARAAFTVAISHFCRSQLMYFSNRYHWNRIHIVHCGVDPERFPARPPRPDSPNHIAFVGRLDPVKGAHLLLDALAALRASHPDVTATFIGDGPQAEHTRAYARTLGIDQMVNFLGAQPETAVASLLQHSDLLVLPSFAEGLPVVLMEAMATGLPVVASRIAGIPELVRDGENGILIPAGDTTALIQAMDRLLSDPALRYRMGQAGRESVLADFTIEAEARRLAGLFTTSVTPS